From Artemia franciscana unplaced genomic scaffold, ASM3288406v1 Scaffold_4694, whole genome shotgun sequence, the proteins below share one genomic window:
- the LOC136043343 gene encoding uncharacterized protein LOC136043343 has translation MDVSLLCYADDILLVSTSLCNLQANIDLLSRGYTNIGLVINPAKTEFLVFEPPRAPSEVARREATRVTVAGQVVLPSRKLKYLGITYGSDLRSSRALFVDQVLSGFRSGYAKLAALKFKFNKHILARLYRAVALPFAHYISPVWHWLSNSDMLRIRSGFCKYLKFLLGLPLYLRNTGLLEKYHIPDPVEFMPNFEKQALVKHRALLFDFPATFLLDS, from the coding sequence ATGGATGTGAGCCTACTGTGCTACGCCGACGACATATTACTGGTGAGCACATCGCTTTGTAACCTTCAAGCTAATATCGATCTCCTAAGTCGAGGTTATACTAATATTGGTCTGGTTATTAACcctgctaaaacagaatttcttGTATTTGAACCCCCGCGTGCGCCGTCTGAAGTTGCCCGTCGCGAGGCTACCCGTGTTACCGTTGCAGGGCAAGTAGTACTTCCAAGCCGCAAGTTGAAGTACCTAGGTATCACATATGGAAGCGACCTCAGAAGCTCGCGTGCTCTTTTTGTTGACCAGGTTCTGTCGGGTTTTCGGTCTGGGTATGCTAAACTTGCAgctctgaagtttaaatttaataagcatATTCTTGCTAGGTTGTATCGTGCCGTCGCTCTTCCCTTTGCTCACTACATCTCACCCGTTTGGCATTGGCTATCGAATTCGGATATGTTGCGAATCCGTTCAggcttttgcaaatatttaaagtttctgcTTGGTCTGCCACTTTACCTCCGTAACACTGGTCTGCTAGAAAAGTATCATATACCTGATCCTGTTGAGTTCAtgccgaattttgaaaaacaagctctCGTGAAACACAGGGcactattatttgatttcccagcgacttttttgcttgatagttga